The Rhodoflexus caldus genome includes a window with the following:
- a CDS encoding VOC family protein — translation MKNCFSILYGFAIVWLLLFSGLSAQAQGIGITAHNHIALQVADIEASKQFYGNVLGLKSVPVPDDLKAIRAWFQVSEQHQIHLLAGRTQPVVNDKDGSHFALFVADIAAAERFLQSQKIPYHAQTRFDGVRQIYLADPDGYLIELNQRK, via the coding sequence ATGAAAAATTGTTTTAGCATACTTTACGGCTTCGCTATCGTATGGCTGCTGCTCTTTTCGGGGCTATCGGCACAGGCGCAAGGGATAGGCATTACAGCACACAATCACATTGCCTTACAAGTAGCTGATATTGAGGCTTCTAAGCAGTTTTACGGCAATGTACTCGGGTTGAAATCCGTACCTGTGCCCGACGACTTAAAGGCGATTCGCGCATGGTTTCAGGTGAGCGAACAGCACCAGATTCACCTGCTGGCAGGGCGCACACAGCCCGTAGTAAACGACAAAGACGGCAGCCATTTTGCCCTGTTCGTTGCCGATATTGCGGCGGCGGAGCGCTTTCTCCAATCGCAAAAAATACCCTATCATGCGCAGACGCGATTTGACGGCGTGCGTCAGATATATCTGGCAGACCCCGACGGGTATTTGATTGAACTCAACCAACGAAAGTAA
- a CDS encoding ABC transporter permease — protein sequence MFDFDKWQEIFGTIRKNKLRTFLTAFGVFWGIFMLMLLLGAGNGMQNGVEAEFAEEAKNSIWIWAGKTTVPHNGTKPGRYIKFTNDDLRTLETGLDDVEKISPRNRLMGEFTLNYQRKNGSYQVFGAQGDFFRINGEKLKAGRLLNKSDIAEQRKVIILGEKVRKVLFGEDENIGIGEYINVKGIPFKVVGIFTSNGNNGRNEERAYIPFSTLQNVFNQPNQVQTFVVTPRDNKPAIELENEIRATLARRHNFSPEDKQAVEIWNNEENYKRFQGLFKGIRMFIWVVGIGTLIAGVVGVSNIMMIIVKERTREIGVRKALGATPASIVSLIIQESVFITGIAGYIGMLIGIGLLDALRFLIDASGAQLPYFTRPEVDLGVAISATLVLVVAGVLAGLIPAVQAARVKPIEALRAD from the coding sequence AACAGCTTTCGGCGTTTTTTGGGGGATTTTTATGCTCATGCTGCTGCTGGGCGCGGGCAACGGGATGCAGAACGGCGTAGAAGCCGAATTTGCCGAAGAAGCCAAAAACAGCATTTGGATATGGGCAGGTAAAACCACTGTCCCGCACAACGGCACAAAGCCCGGTCGGTATATTAAATTTACCAACGACGACCTCCGCACGCTGGAAACAGGGCTTGACGATGTGGAAAAAATTTCGCCGCGCAACCGCCTCATGGGTGAATTTACGCTTAACTATCAGCGCAAAAACGGGTCTTATCAGGTGTTTGGTGCACAAGGCGACTTCTTCCGCATCAACGGTGAGAAGTTGAAAGCCGGACGCTTGCTCAACAAGTCCGATATTGCGGAACAACGCAAAGTCATCATTTTAGGCGAAAAAGTTCGCAAAGTGCTTTTCGGTGAAGACGAAAATATCGGCATCGGCGAATACATCAACGTGAAAGGTATCCCCTTTAAAGTAGTAGGCATTTTCACCAGCAACGGCAACAACGGACGCAACGAAGAACGCGCCTATATTCCGTTCAGTACGCTGCAAAACGTGTTTAATCAGCCTAATCAGGTGCAAACTTTCGTGGTAACGCCTCGCGACAATAAGCCCGCCATTGAGTTGGAAAACGAAATCCGCGCTACGTTGGCTCGTCGGCACAATTTTTCACCCGAAGACAAACAGGCAGTAGAAATTTGGAACAACGAAGAAAACTACAAACGCTTTCAGGGCTTGTTTAAAGGCATTCGCATGTTTATTTGGGTGGTAGGCATCGGTACGCTCATTGCAGGTGTGGTTGGTGTGAGCAATATCATGATGATTATCGTCAAAGAACGCACCCGCGAAATCGGCGTTCGCAAGGCTTTGGGGGCTACCCCTGCAAGCATTGTCAGCCTGATTATCCAAGAGTCGGTTTTTATTACCGGAATTGCCGGTTATATCGGTATGCTGATTGGCATCGGGCTGCTGGATGCGCTCAGATTCCTGATAGATGCCAGCGGCGCGCAACTGCCCTACTTTACGCGCCCCGAGGTTGATTTGGGCGTAGCAATATCCGCAACGCTGGTGTTGGTGGTAGCAGGTGTGCTGGCAGGGCTGATTCCTGCCGTGCAAGCCGCCCGCGTCAAGCCGATTGAAGCATTGCGGGCAGATTAA